One Drosophila kikkawai strain 14028-0561.14 chromosome 3L, DkikHiC1v2, whole genome shotgun sequence genomic window carries:
- the ScsbetaG gene encoding succinate--CoA ligase [GDP-forming] subunit beta, mitochondrial — MSFFLKAAVTARNIVHKVPVRHLNLLEFQSKDLLQKYGVAIQQFKVLDNSKADAEVVKTFECPEYVVKAQILAGGRGKGTFDNGFKGGVHITSNKSEVLSLSQQMIGNRLITKQTPKSGILVNKVMVARSVNITRETYLCILLDREHNGPVLIASPAGGVDIEAVAEETPEKIKTVPLDIDQPIPEATLVEVAKFLEFKGDAVKRCAAEIQKLYTLFKAVDAVQIEINPLAETDKGEVISVDAKLNFDDNAQFRQKDIFAMDITEEESDPREVEAAKYNLNYVAMDGNIGCLVNGAGLAMATMDIIKLNGGEPANFLDVGGGVKEDQVAKAFEILTADPKVKGILVNVFGGIVNCATIANGIVAASKKLQLNVPLVVRLEGTNVNQAREILKNSGLPIQTASDLDDAAHKAVAALK, encoded by the exons ATGTCGTTTTTCCTGAAGGCAGCCGTCACAGCCCGCAACATCGTTCATAAG GTGCCCGTGCGCCATTTGAATCTCCTCGAGTTCCAGAGCAAGGATCTGCTCCAGAAGTACGGCGTGGCCATTCAGCAGTTCAAGGTCTTGGATAACTCCAAAGCCGATGCCGAGGTGGTGAAGACATTTG AGTGTCCGGAGTATGTGGTGAAGGCGCAGATTCTGGCTGGTGGGCGTGGCAAGGGTACTTTCGACAATGGATTCAAAGGCGGCGTGCATATCACCTCAAA CAAGAGCGAGGTGCTTTCGCTCAGCCAGCAGATGATAGGAAACCGGCTGATAACCAAACAAACGCCCAAGTCTGGAATTCTGGTCAACAAGGTCATGGTGGCCCGCAGTGTCAACATTACCCGGGAGACGTATCTCTGCATCTTGCTGGATCGCGAGCACAATGGCCCCGTGCTGATTGCCTCGCCGGCGGGCGGTGTGGATATTGAAGCTGTGGCCGAGGAGACCCCTGAGAAAATTAAGACTGTCCCTTTGGATATTGACCAGCCCATTCCGGAGGCCACACTGGTGGAGGTGGCCAAGTTTTTGGAGTTCAAGGGAGATGCCGTGAAGCGTTGTGCCGCTGAAATTCAAAAACTCTACACTCTCTTCAAGGCCGTCGATGCTGTTCAGATTGAGATCAATCCCCTGGCGGAGACGGACAAGGGCGAAGTGATCTCTGTAGATGCCAAGCTCAACTTTGATGACAATGCTCAGTTCCGTCAGAAGGATATCTTTGCCATGGATATCACCGAGGAGGAATCCGATCCCCGGGAAGTGGAGGCGGCCAAATACAATCTGAACTACGTAGCCATGGACGGCAACATTGGGTGTCTGGTGAATGGCGCTGGCCTGGCCATGGCCACCATGGACATTATCAAGCTGAATGGCGGTGAACCGGCCAACTTTTTGGATGTGGGAGGCGGCGTAAAGGAGGATCAGGTGGCCAAGGCGTTTGAGATCCTCACAGCCGATCCTAAAGTCAAGGGAATCCTGGTCAATGTTTTTGGGGGCATCGTCAACTGCGCCACTATTGCCAATGGCATTGTGGCGGCTTCCAAGAAGCTGCAACTCAATGTACCGCTGGTGGTTCGACTGGAGGGCACCAATGTGAACCAGGCCCGTGAAATCCTTAAGAATTCCGGCTTGCCCATCCAGACGGCCAGTGATTTGGATGATGCCGCCCACAAGGCAGTGGCTGCTCTGAAATAG
- the sinu gene encoding uncharacterized protein sinu — protein MQKSSHFAREDSQEHLPSSQTHNTVNMKRRTLSGSCGVGVFVFAFAFIVIAFATPSWLVSDYRITGAKLDRLGLWVNCFRSLPDVNDDSQRRFFVGCRWVYDPFTTGYDEIRGFLLPAFMIATQFFYTLAFIGMLVSAIGVLIFFLCAGPDQKHFITLIRSVGYVLLGSGVSAAIAVIVFACFGNRNGWMPEHANNWFGWSFVLACVGTVFTFVAATLFLSEAHVQQRKRVQFKESQTRFELVRG, from the coding sequence ATGCAAAAATCGTCCCACTTTGCACGCGAGGATTCCCAGGAGCACCTGCCCAGCAGCCAGACCCACAACACGGTGAACATGAAGCGGCGCACCCTCTCCGGAAGCTGTGGCGTTGGCGTCTTCGTCTTCGCGTTCGCCTTCATTGTGATTGCCTTTGCAACGCCCAGTTGGTTGGTGAGCGATTATCGCATCACGGGCGCCAAGCTGGACCGTTTGGGGCTTTGGGTGAACTGCTTCCGTTCGCTGCCGGACGTGAACGATGACAGCCAGCGGCGGTTCTTTGTGGGCTGTCGCTGGGTCTACGATCCCTTCACCACGGGCTACGATGAAATCAGGGGCTTCCTGCTGCCCGCCTTCATGATAGCCACCCAGTTCTTCTACACGCTGGCCTTCATCGGGATGCTGGTAAGTGCCATCGGAGTGCTGATCTTCTTCCTGTGTGCTGGCCCCGATCAGAAGCACTTCATCACGCTCATCCGATCGGTGGGTTATGTGCTCCTTGGCTCCGGCGTGAGTGCAGCCATTGCCGTGATTGTGTTTGCCTGTTTTGGCAATCGGAATGGTTGGATGCCGGAGCATGCAAACAATTGGTTTGGCTGGTCCTTCGTCCTGGCCTGCGTGGGCACGGTCTTCACCTTTGTGGCCGCCACCTTGTTCCTCAGCGAAGCTCATGTCCAGCAGCGGAAGCGGGTGCAGTTCAAGGAGTCGCAGACGCGATTCGAGCTGGTACGCGGATAG